In Halorubellus sp. JP-L1, one DNA window encodes the following:
- a CDS encoding aldo/keto reductase: MEHVPVGDDDVPAIGLGTWKLTGQTAYGTLKTALSLGYRHVDTAQAYENERHVGNAIADGDVDRDDVFLTTKVRPDRYEPGDLAASVRESLDRLDTDYVDLLLLHWPNPLSDLDATLRAMADLVDDGAVSHVGVSNFSRRQLEKAIARSPVPIATNQVQFHPFKPQRELLRFCQDNDVMLTAYSPLAHGAVLDDDLLWAIGRQYDKTPAQVALRWATQHRGVCAVPKSQSREHLAQNLDVFDFALDADEMERIARPSGLKTAETMLRGMLG; the protein is encoded by the coding sequence ATGGAGCACGTCCCCGTCGGCGACGACGACGTCCCCGCCATCGGCCTCGGCACCTGGAAGCTCACCGGACAGACTGCGTACGGCACCCTCAAGACCGCACTCTCCCTCGGGTATCGACACGTCGACACCGCGCAAGCCTACGAGAACGAACGCCACGTCGGGAACGCGATCGCGGACGGCGACGTCGACCGCGACGACGTCTTCCTCACCACGAAGGTCCGCCCCGACCGCTACGAACCCGGCGACCTAGCGGCTTCCGTCCGCGAAAGTCTCGACCGCCTCGACACCGACTACGTCGACCTCCTCCTGCTGCACTGGCCGAACCCGCTCAGCGACCTCGACGCCACCCTCCGCGCGATGGCCGACCTCGTCGACGACGGGGCCGTTTCCCACGTCGGCGTCTCGAACTTCAGCCGCCGCCAGCTCGAGAAGGCGATCGCGCGCAGTCCCGTCCCGATCGCCACCAACCAAGTGCAGTTCCACCCATTCAAGCCACAGCGCGAGCTCCTGCGCTTCTGCCAGGACAACGACGTGATGCTGACCGCGTACAGCCCGCTCGCGCACGGGGCCGTCCTCGACGACGACCTCCTCTGGGCGATCGGCCGCCAGTACGACAAGACGCCCGCACAGGTCGCACTCCGCTGGGCGACACAGCACCGCGGGGTCTGCGCCGTCCCGAAGTCCCAGTCCCGCGAGCACCTCGCACAGAACCTCGACGTCTTCGACTTCGCACTCGACGCCGACGAGATGGAACGCATCGCCCGGCCCTCCGGCCTGAAGACCGCCGAGACGATGCTCCGGGGCATGCTCGGATGA
- a CDS encoding metal-dependent hydrolase: MYQLGHYGVSLLLYAPVGLALAFGDEGWLAVLGGAGVLAVATLPDVDHRIPGVRHRGVTHTVPFAVLVGVAFAGGVLALCQAGSDPLPATELVGSVAFAFAVGTFGVLAHLAGDALTPMGVPVLWPLSDRRYTVSLTRADSPLWNVLLFALGVLATATAGYLAVQVG, translated from the coding sequence GTGTATCAGCTCGGTCACTACGGAGTGTCTCTGCTGCTGTACGCGCCGGTCGGGCTCGCGCTCGCGTTCGGCGACGAAGGCTGGCTGGCGGTCCTCGGCGGCGCTGGCGTGCTGGCTGTCGCCACGCTCCCGGACGTCGACCACCGCATCCCCGGCGTCAGACACCGCGGCGTCACGCACACCGTCCCGTTCGCCGTGCTCGTCGGCGTGGCCTTCGCGGGCGGCGTCCTCGCGCTCTGCCAGGCCGGTTCCGACCCGCTCCCGGCGACCGAACTCGTCGGGTCCGTCGCGTTCGCGTTCGCCGTCGGCACGTTCGGCGTCCTCGCGCATCTCGCCGGGGACGCCCTCACCCCGATGGGCGTCCCGGTCCTCTGGCCGCTCTCCGATCGACGGTACACGGTCTCGCTGACGCGGGCCGACAGCCCCCTCTGGAACGTCCTTCTGTTCGCGCTCGGCGTGCTCGCGACCGCGACGGCGGGATACCTCGCGGTCCAGGTCGGGTAA
- the dinB gene encoding DNA polymerase IV, with protein sequence MPDDVTRLPGAGPVENGPPDQIVLHVDMDCFYAACERLREPALAGEPVVVGMGYEPGDDTGAVATASYEAREFGVDSAMAITTALERLPRRQDADPDDPDVPDPDETGLYRPVDLDHYQAVGAQVKEILHECADVVREVSIDEAYLDVTDRTNWDVVEGFARHVKQRVAREVGVTASVGVAPTMSAAKVASDHDKPDGLVVVQPDDLREFLAPLDVEDVHGVGPVTARALGSESIETAGDLAAADRDALVERFGERGGELHDRARGHDHRAVTPRGDPKSFSRESAFGSPVTDATPKREQIRTLAEAVAARASREGALYRTIGVKAVEPPYDVNTRERSLPGPVDDPDLVESAALDLFAEFEDVPVRKVGVRVANLAFTDRDQPSLDSFGGDADGTTSDADANDDDDVDGADANGDDDADGADLKDDDDADGVDVTLGDFERVQTDDESADGHESAREDDEVTGESESQTDASHKTDTLPPGQRSLRDF encoded by the coding sequence GTGCCAGACGACGTGACGCGACTGCCGGGCGCCGGCCCGGTCGAGAACGGTCCGCCCGACCAGATCGTCCTCCACGTCGACATGGACTGCTTCTACGCCGCCTGCGAGCGCCTCCGCGAGCCCGCTCTCGCGGGCGAACCCGTCGTCGTCGGGATGGGGTACGAGCCCGGCGACGACACCGGCGCGGTCGCGACGGCGAGCTACGAGGCCCGCGAGTTCGGCGTCGACTCCGCGATGGCGATCACGACCGCGCTCGAGCGCCTCCCGCGCCGGCAGGACGCGGACCCCGACGACCCCGACGTGCCCGACCCCGACGAGACCGGGCTCTATCGACCAGTCGACCTCGACCACTACCAGGCGGTCGGCGCGCAGGTCAAAGAGATCCTCCACGAGTGCGCGGACGTCGTCCGCGAGGTCAGCATCGACGAGGCGTACCTCGACGTCACCGACCGGACGAACTGGGACGTCGTCGAGGGGTTCGCGCGCCACGTCAAGCAGCGCGTTGCCCGCGAGGTCGGTGTCACCGCGAGCGTCGGCGTGGCGCCGACGATGAGCGCCGCGAAGGTCGCGAGCGACCACGACAAGCCCGACGGGCTCGTCGTCGTCCAGCCCGACGACCTCCGCGAGTTCCTCGCGCCGCTCGACGTCGAGGACGTTCACGGCGTCGGCCCGGTGACTGCGCGCGCGCTCGGCTCGGAGAGCATCGAGACCGCGGGCGACCTCGCCGCGGCCGACCGGGACGCGCTCGTCGAGCGGTTCGGGGAACGCGGCGGCGAACTCCACGACCGCGCTCGCGGGCACGACCACCGCGCGGTTACGCCCAGGGGCGACCCGAAGTCGTTCTCGCGGGAGTCCGCGTTCGGTTCGCCGGTCACGGACGCGACCCCGAAGCGCGAGCAGATTCGGACGCTCGCCGAGGCCGTCGCCGCCCGCGCCTCTCGCGAGGGCGCGCTCTACCGGACCATCGGCGTGAAGGCCGTCGAGCCGCCGTACGACGTGAACACGCGCGAACGCTCGCTCCCCGGCCCCGTCGACGACCCCGACCTCGTCGAATCCGCCGCGCTCGACCTCTTCGCGGAGTTCGAGGACGTGCCCGTGCGGAAGGTCGGCGTCCGCGTCGCGAACCTCGCGTTCACCGACCGCGACCAGCCCTCGCTCGACTCCTTCGGCGGCGACGCCGACGGAACCACCAGCGACGCGGACGCGAACGACGACGACGACGTCGACGGTGCTGACGCGAACGGCGATGACGACGCCGACGGTGCTGACCTGAAGGACGACGACGACGCCGACGGCGTCGACGTGACGCTCGGGGACTTCGAGCGCGTGCAAACCGACGACGAATCAGCGGACGGACACGAGAGCGCGCGCGAGGACGACGAAGTCACTGGCGAGTCGGAGTCCCAGACGGACGCGAGCCACAAGACAGATACCCTCCCGCCTGGCCAGCGTTCCTTGAGGGACTTCTAG
- a CDS encoding Lrp/AsnC family transcriptional regulator, whose product MRDLDDTDLDILRLLVEDARRPYSEIADRVNVSPPTVSDRVERLADLGVINRFTIDIDRSLISRGIPVLVELDLAPDADDRVAKRLADAEPVEHVYRTAENRIVANATVPAGDVRKTLRRIVDMELVEDVDVSLLEEYTWDPQVADGELSLSCVECGDAVSHEGVTTQFEGDLFHFCGDDCHATFEDRYSGLPNQT is encoded by the coding sequence ATGCGCGACTTGGACGACACCGACCTCGACATCCTCCGACTGCTCGTCGAGGACGCCCGCCGCCCGTACAGCGAGATCGCGGACCGCGTGAACGTCTCCCCGCCGACGGTCTCCGACCGCGTCGAACGGCTCGCGGACCTCGGCGTCATCAACCGGTTCACGATCGACATCGACCGGTCGTTGATCTCTCGTGGCATCCCCGTGCTCGTCGAACTCGACCTGGCGCCGGACGCCGACGACCGCGTCGCGAAGCGGCTCGCGGACGCCGAACCGGTCGAGCACGTCTACCGAACCGCCGAGAACCGCATCGTCGCGAACGCGACGGTCCCTGCGGGCGACGTCCGGAAGACGCTCCGCCGGATCGTCGACATGGAACTCGTCGAGGACGTCGACGTCAGTCTGCTCGAGGAGTACACGTGGGATCCCCAGGTCGCGGACGGCGAACTCAGCCTCTCCTGCGTCGAGTGCGGGGACGCCGTGTCCCACGAGGGCGTGACGACGCAGTTCGAGGGCGACCTGTTCCACTTCTGTGGCGACGACTGCCACGCGACGTTCGAGGACCGGTACAGCGGACTCCCGAACCAGACGTGA
- a CDS encoding acyl-CoA dehydrogenase family protein has protein sequence MTGFDYADLDRGRHVNYYAHDPTLQRAVARVLDGDDHADATERLDAFGEHVGHTIADHADYVDDHGPELRTYGDHGDVVNDVRYPAELHEEARLTYESGTVADVFDAPDGRDDPLPFTHHFAMGYLLSMADAGLYCPVSMTAGVALVLDKYGDGDVHDALYAETTSRDYDALSEGAMFLTEEQGGSDVGATETEAVPAGDGTYRLTGEKWFCSNIDAQATLALARTPDAPEGTKGLSLFVVPHELEDGTLNDQLYRRLKDKLGTISVPTGEVELTGATGYLVGEESRGFAYMTDMLNLERLANAAASCGILARSLLEAKVQAANREAFGNPIQEYPLMRRDLVDMAVDHEAATAFVFDAADTFDTRERADDDAVANEAYRLMRVLVPIAKYRTGRMAVDTASYAMEILGGNGYVNDFVTNRLLRDAQVLPIWEGTSNVLSLDVLRALDREDAHEPLLERIQSYLDAATHDALAETVDVVRDEHADLGGALAHLAALDADEAQLQAKDLADYVFDVYTASLLCEMAQRDLEDGDGRLALVARRFVDTHLGDDDQRGITDDDRFALDRFDAVVRHHAVDPDDIVAAHAADD, from the coding sequence ATGACCGGGTTCGACTACGCCGACCTCGACCGGGGCCGGCACGTCAACTACTACGCGCACGACCCGACGCTCCAGCGGGCAGTCGCTCGCGTCCTCGACGGCGACGACCACGCCGACGCCACCGAGCGACTCGACGCGTTCGGCGAGCACGTCGGCCACACCATCGCGGACCACGCGGACTACGTCGACGACCACGGCCCGGAACTGCGGACGTACGGCGACCACGGCGACGTCGTCAACGACGTCCGGTACCCCGCCGAACTCCACGAGGAGGCCCGGCTCACGTACGAGTCCGGGACGGTCGCGGACGTCTTCGACGCCCCCGACGGCCGAGACGATCCGCTCCCGTTCACGCATCACTTCGCGATGGGCTACCTCCTGTCGATGGCGGACGCCGGCCTGTACTGTCCCGTGTCGATGACCGCTGGCGTCGCACTCGTCCTCGACAAGTACGGCGACGGCGACGTCCACGACGCGCTCTACGCCGAGACGACGAGTCGCGACTACGACGCGCTCTCCGAGGGCGCGATGTTCCTCACCGAGGAGCAGGGCGGGAGCGACGTCGGCGCCACCGAGACGGAAGCCGTTCCCGCCGGCGACGGGACGTACCGACTGACGGGCGAGAAGTGGTTCTGTTCGAACATCGACGCGCAGGCCACGCTCGCCCTCGCTCGCACGCCGGACGCGCCAGAGGGCACGAAGGGCCTGTCGCTGTTCGTCGTCCCGCACGAACTCGAGGACGGCACGCTCAACGACCAGCTCTATCGGCGCCTGAAGGACAAACTCGGCACGATATCGGTGCCGACGGGCGAGGTCGAACTGACTGGCGCGACCGGCTACCTCGTCGGCGAGGAGTCCCGCGGCTTCGCGTACATGACGGACATGCTGAACCTCGAGCGGCTCGCGAACGCCGCCGCCTCGTGCGGGATACTCGCGCGCTCGCTCTTGGAGGCGAAGGTCCAGGCCGCGAACCGGGAGGCGTTCGGGAACCCCATCCAGGAGTACCCGCTCATGCGCCGGGACCTCGTCGACATGGCGGTCGACCACGAGGCCGCGACCGCGTTCGTGTTCGACGCTGCGGATACGTTCGACACGCGCGAGCGCGCCGACGACGACGCCGTCGCGAACGAGGCGTACCGCCTGATGCGCGTGCTCGTCCCGATCGCGAAGTACCGCACGGGCCGGATGGCGGTCGACACGGCGAGCTACGCGATGGAGATCCTCGGCGGGAACGGGTACGTGAACGACTTCGTCACGAATCGATTACTCCGGGACGCACAGGTCCTCCCGATCTGGGAGGGAACGTCGAACGTCCTCTCCCTGGACGTCCTCCGGGCGCTCGACCGCGAGGACGCCCACGAACCGCTCCTCGAACGCATCCAGTCGTATCTGGACGCGGCGACCCACGACGCGCTCGCCGAGACCGTCGACGTCGTCCGCGACGAGCACGCGGACCTCGGCGGCGCGCTCGCGCACCTCGCGGCCCTCGACGCCGACGAGGCACAGTTGCAGGCGAAGGACCTCGCGGACTACGTCTTCGACGTCTACACCGCGAGCCTCCTCTGCGAGATGGCCCAGCGCGACCTCGAAGACGGCGACGGCCGCCTCGCGCTCGTCGCCCGCCGCTTCGTCGACACGCACCTCGGCGACGACGACCAGCGCGGCATCACCGACGACGACCGGTTCGCGCTCGACCGCTTCGACGCCGTCGTCCGCCACCACGCCGTCGACCCCGACGACATCGTTGCCGCGCACGCTGCCGACGATTGA
- a CDS encoding HAD-IA family hydrolase yields MYDAVVFDNDGVLTERTDRDVLREAARAAFESFSVDASEETLDDMVAGVDPTWVAETCDRHGLDVDAFWRERDEQFSTFQCRETEAGRKPTYDDVSVLDELDVPLGVVSNNQNATIDHLFEAHDLHGHFETWYGREPTMESVRRKKPEPHYLERALADLGASSALYVGDKASDVRAAVAAGVDSALVRREHNRTLEPDPVPTYDLDSLHRIPDLLEI; encoded by the coding sequence GTGTACGACGCAGTCGTGTTCGACAACGACGGGGTGTTGACCGAGCGAACGGACCGGGACGTACTCCGGGAGGCCGCGCGGGCCGCGTTCGAGTCGTTCAGCGTTGACGCGAGCGAAGAGACGCTCGACGACATGGTGGCGGGCGTCGATCCGACGTGGGTGGCGGAGACGTGCGACCGGCACGGGCTGGACGTCGACGCGTTCTGGCGGGAGCGCGACGAACAGTTCAGTACGTTCCAGTGCCGGGAGACGGAGGCAGGACGGAAGCCGACGTACGACGACGTCTCCGTCCTCGACGAACTGGACGTGCCGCTCGGCGTGGTGTCGAACAACCAGAACGCGACCATCGATCACCTGTTCGAGGCGCACGACCTCCACGGGCACTTCGAGACGTGGTACGGGCGGGAGCCGACGATGGAGAGCGTCCGTCGGAAGAAGCCCGAACCGCACTACCTGGAACGCGCGCTCGCGGACCTCGGTGCGTCGTCGGCGCTGTACGTCGGCGACAAAGCGTCGGACGTGCGGGCGGCGGTGGCGGCGGGCGTCGACTCGGCGCTCGTCCGCCGCGAACACAATCGCACGCTCGAACCGGATCCGGTGCCGACGTACGACCTGGACTCGCTCCACCGCATCCCCGACCTCCTCGAGATATAA
- a CDS encoding plastocyanin/azurin family copper-binding protein, producing the protein MSEKGDDESRALGRRTVLGTAAALGAASLAGCFAGDDDGEGTTADSNAVVVGPGSEYSYAPEEVTTSVEETITWTWDSPNHNVVVRSQPEGAGWEGTDGDASTTYGEDHVYEYAFEMPGTYEYYCQPHEGLGMVGTVVVEE; encoded by the coding sequence ATGAGCGAGAAGGGCGACGACGAGTCGAGGGCGCTTGGACGACGAACGGTGCTCGGGACGGCCGCGGCGCTCGGTGCGGCGTCGCTCGCGGGCTGCTTCGCCGGTGACGACGACGGGGAGGGCACAACCGCCGACTCGAACGCGGTCGTGGTCGGGCCGGGCAGCGAGTACTCGTACGCGCCCGAGGAGGTGACGACGTCCGTGGAGGAAACGATCACGTGGACGTGGGACTCCCCGAACCACAACGTCGTCGTGCGAAGTCAGCCCGAGGGCGCGGGCTGGGAGGGGACCGACGGCGACGCGAGCACGACCTACGGCGAGGACCACGTCTACGAGTACGCGTTCGAGATGCCCGGAACGTACGAGTACTACTGTCAGCCCCACGAGGGCCTCGGGATGGTCGGGACGGTCGTCGTCGAAGAGTGA
- a CDS encoding heavy-metal-associated domain-containing protein, giving the protein MSTTLRVTGMTCDGCEDIVETALEMADGVDTATADQEAQEATVEGDASVETLIEKVRLAGYEAEAA; this is encoded by the coding sequence ATGAGCACGACACTGCGCGTGACTGGTATGACCTGCGACGGCTGCGAGGACATCGTGGAGACCGCACTGGAGATGGCGGACGGCGTCGACACCGCGACTGCGGACCAGGAGGCTCAGGAGGCCACCGTCGAGGGCGACGCGAGCGTCGAGACGCTCATCGAGAAGGTTCGGCTCGCTGGATACGAGGCCGAGGCCGCCTGA
- a CDS encoding HTH domain-containing protein, giving the protein MTRQTPADDGGRTAELWMRADVPGGGGDRQERLRERTTSVDAFADVRTRMVPDRLSLSGVAADSPGGSALRETVMDAREWAVSTGVDLGPYLPISEECSIGFEEARRVLTFPTVTLVEYDAVDDVARVTPHVDDGRVVSVEARLDALEASLDVPERVLAES; this is encoded by the coding sequence GTGACGCGCCAGACACCAGCGGACGACGGTGGACGGACGGCCGAACTGTGGATGCGAGCCGACGTCCCGGGGGGCGGCGGCGACCGACAGGAGCGACTTCGCGAGCGGACGACTTCGGTCGATGCGTTCGCGGACGTCCGCACGCGAATGGTCCCCGACCGCCTGTCGCTCTCGGGCGTCGCCGCGGACAGCCCGGGCGGGAGCGCACTCAGAGAGACGGTGATGGACGCCAGGGAGTGGGCCGTCTCGACGGGCGTCGACCTCGGCCCGTACCTCCCCATCTCCGAGGAGTGCTCGATTGGCTTCGAGGAAGCGCGACGCGTCCTCACGTTCCCGACGGTCACGCTCGTCGAGTACGACGCCGTCGACGACGTCGCGCGGGTCACGCCCCACGTCGACGACGGACGCGTCGTCTCTGTCGAAGCCCGCCTGGACGCCCTCGAGGCGTCGCTCGACGTACCGGAGCGGGTCCTCGCCGAGTCATGA
- a CDS encoding mechanosensitive ion channel family protein, translating into MTLSLLDALLESLAGYGLVERTILVLVVSLAAALVLEFVVLRLARRFVKSTGSAFDDIVLAELRWPLVVTAALGGVYVLTQVQTTGPTVVAEDELAAFFQQPVASVIVLVWAYALNSIVNRSVEEVDKTGKYDFAPIFSNVWTLVVLLGAGFLVLTIWGIAITPLLGAAGIAGIAVGFAAKDTVANFFGGLALYFDDTYKIGDYIVLDTGDAGTVVRVGIRSTTLLTRDEVMVTVPNSVLNSASITNESAPQRRRRIRVPLGVAYGTDLDAFEDLAVDVALDESLTLDSPKPRMRLREFGDSALEYELLCWVSTPVKRAKAIHRLNKGLYDAMNDANVEIPFPQRDVHVRPTAAASSAPDSRDSATADAPVADGGDAER; encoded by the coding sequence ATGACGCTCTCGCTCCTCGACGCGCTCCTCGAGTCCCTCGCCGGGTACGGGCTCGTCGAACGCACGATCCTCGTTCTCGTCGTCTCCCTGGCCGCCGCGCTCGTCCTCGAGTTCGTCGTCCTCCGCCTCGCCCGCCGGTTCGTGAAGTCCACGGGGAGCGCGTTCGACGACATCGTCCTCGCCGAACTCAGGTGGCCGCTCGTCGTCACCGCCGCCCTCGGCGGCGTCTACGTCCTCACGCAGGTCCAGACGACCGGTCCAACGGTCGTCGCCGAGGACGAACTCGCCGCGTTCTTCCAGCAACCCGTCGCCTCCGTCATCGTCCTCGTCTGGGCGTACGCGCTCAACAGCATCGTCAACCGGAGCGTCGAGGAAGTCGACAAGACCGGGAAGTACGACTTCGCCCCGATATTCTCGAACGTCTGGACGCTCGTCGTCCTCCTCGGCGCCGGGTTCCTCGTCCTCACCATCTGGGGGATCGCCATCACGCCCCTGCTTGGGGCGGCCGGCATCGCCGGCATCGCCGTCGGGTTCGCGGCGAAGGACACCGTCGCGAACTTCTTCGGTGGGCTCGCGCTGTACTTCGACGACACGTACAAGATCGGCGACTACATCGTGCTCGACACGGGCGACGCCGGGACGGTCGTCCGCGTCGGCATCCGGTCGACGACGCTCCTGACGCGCGACGAGGTGATGGTCACCGTCCCGAACTCCGTGTTGAACTCCGCGAGCATCACGAACGAGTCCGCGCCACAGCGCCGTCGCCGCATCCGCGTCCCCCTCGGTGTCGCCTACGGCACGGACCTGGACGCGTTCGAAGACCTCGCCGTCGACGTCGCGCTCGACGAGTCGCTCACGCTCGACTCGCCGAAGCCCCGGATGCGCCTCCGCGAGTTCGGCGACTCCGCTCTGGAGTACGAACTCCTCTGTTGGGTGAGTACGCCCGTGAAGCGCGCGAAGGCGATCCACCGCCTCAACAAGGGGCTGTACGACGCGATGAACGACGCGAACGTCGAGATTCCGTTCCCGCAGCGCGACGTCCACGTGCGACCGACCGCTGCCGCGTCGAGCGCACCGGACTCACGGGACTCGGCGACCGCGGACGCTCCCGTCGCCGATGGCGGGGACGCCGAACGATAG
- a CDS encoding uracil-DNA glycosylase family protein — protein sequence MRNVTDRVRNPFGLVVPDRFAGDDDPAAVYGYGDANADFHVVGDRPAVHGGDETGVPFTGSVAGERLLDVLRDTEFVAVDDAPDPTMRNCYLSYLFMGRRPRDPSPAAYADLERYFDTELRAINAHILLPVGERAIDHVLREYTTQRRKVGPDVDDAALHATEIRGRGFLVVPVREPAEWTDGDGRALVDRLDAIRHRDYRQTKGVATLVG from the coding sequence GTGCGAAACGTCACGGACAGGGTCCGGAATCCGTTCGGGCTGGTGGTCCCCGACCGGTTCGCGGGCGACGACGACCCGGCGGCGGTCTACGGGTACGGGGACGCGAACGCGGACTTCCACGTCGTCGGCGACCGGCCGGCGGTCCACGGCGGCGACGAGACGGGCGTCCCGTTCACGGGGTCGGTCGCGGGCGAGCGACTGCTCGACGTCCTCCGCGACACCGAGTTCGTCGCCGTGGACGACGCCCCGGACCCGACCATGCGGAACTGCTATCTGAGCTACCTGTTCATGGGTCGGCGGCCGCGGGACCCGAGTCCCGCCGCGTACGCGGACCTGGAGCGGTACTTCGATACCGAGCTGCGCGCGATCAACGCGCACATCCTCCTCCCGGTCGGCGAGCGCGCGATCGACCACGTCCTCCGCGAGTACACGACGCAGCGACGAAAGGTCGGCCCCGACGTCGACGACGCGGCGCTGCACGCGACCGAGATTCGCGGACGTGGCTTCCTCGTCGTGCCGGTCCGCGAGCCCGCCGAGTGGACCGACGGCGACGGGCGTGCGCTCGTCGACCGACTGGACGCCATCAGGCACCGCGACTATCGGCAGACGAAGGGCGTCGCGACGCTCGTCGGCTGA
- a CDS encoding peroxidase-related enzyme (This protein belongs to a clade of uncharacterized proteins related to peroxidases such as the alkylhydroperoxidase AhpD.) — MTDDVPAMTRFPVPDRDDLPEDLQERMTDEEEEAGFLANVFAAFAYRPSHFRAFFAYYDALTEHTELEREEIEMIVVAVSGANDCYYCNVAHGALVRIYADAPLLADQLASNHRIADVNDAHRAMLDFAVKLTEDPATVEEEDVEALEDHGFSRRAVWDVGSVAAFFNLSNRMAHLADMRPNAEFHALGR, encoded by the coding sequence ATGACAGACGACGTCCCGGCGATGACTCGATTCCCCGTTCCGGACCGCGACGACCTCCCCGAGGACCTCCAGGAGCGGATGACCGACGAGGAGGAGGAGGCGGGCTTTCTCGCGAACGTCTTCGCGGCGTTCGCGTACCGGCCCTCGCACTTCCGCGCGTTCTTCGCGTACTACGACGCACTCACCGAGCACACCGAACTGGAGCGCGAGGAGATCGAGATGATCGTCGTCGCGGTCTCGGGCGCGAACGACTGCTACTACTGCAACGTCGCCCACGGCGCGCTGGTCCGCATCTACGCGGACGCGCCGCTGCTCGCCGACCAGCTCGCCTCGAACCACCGGATCGCGGACGTGAACGACGCCCATCGGGCGATGCTCGACTTCGCGGTGAAGCTCACGGAGGACCCCGCGACCGTCGAGGAGGAAGACGTCGAGGCCCTCGAGGACCACGGGTTCTCGCGACGTGCGGTATGGGACGTCGGGAGCGTCGCCGCGTTCTTCAACCTCTCGAACCGGATGGCGCACCTCGCGGACATGCGGCCGAACGCGGAGTTCCACGCGCTGGGTCGATGA